The following proteins are co-located in the Triticum aestivum cultivar Chinese Spring chromosome 1A, IWGSC CS RefSeq v2.1, whole genome shotgun sequence genome:
- the LOC123186456 gene encoding disease resistance protein RGA5 isoform X2, which translates to MEVVTGAMGSLLPKLGQLLMDEYNLLKRVKKDVRFLSMELESMHAALIKVGAMPRDQLDTQVKLWADEVRELSYNMEDVVDKFLVRVEGIQQPNDNTGKFKELKNKMVRLFKKGKNHHRIADAVKEIKEQLQEVAARRGRNKLDGIAFNPTEAIAIDPRLRALYTEATELVGIYGKRDEDLLSLLSIEGDDASNKKLKKISIVGFGGLGKTTLARAVYDKIKGDFDCRTFVPVGQNPDVKKVFRDILIDLGKSHSDVVMLDERQLINKLHEFLENKRYLVIIDDIWDEKLWEGINLAFSNRNNLGSRLITTTRIVSVSNSCCSSANDSIYQMKPLSTDDSRRLFNKRIFPDKSGCPNEFEQVSKDILKKCGGVPLAIITIASALASGQKVKPKHEWDIMLQSLGSGLTKDNSLVEMRRILCFSYYNLPSHLKTCLLYLCIYPEDSTIDRDGLIWKWVAEGFIHHGDQGTSLFLLGLNYFNQLINRSMIQPIYDSLGQVYACRVHDMVLDLICSLSHEAKFVNVLHGTGNSISSQSNVRRLSLQNKVEDHQAKPLTNIMSMSRVRSITIFPPVVSMMPSLSMFEVLRVLDLSDCNLGESSSLQLNLKGVGHLIHLRYLGLAGTQISELSTEIGNLQFLEVLDLARNRTLDELPSTLFKLRRLIYLNVYLSEVVPTPGVLQNLTSIEVFRGLLVSLNIIAQELGNLARLRELQIRFKDGSLDLYEGFVKSLCNLHHIEILIIGNNSEETSFELMDLLGERWVPPVHLRKFVSSMPSQLSALRGWIKRDPSHLSNLSELILMRVKEVQQEDMEIIGGLLSLCRLRIKITHQTQWLLVIPADGFRCMVDFKLDCGSAAQIMFESGALPRVEEVWFSLGVRVAKEDGNYGFDLGLQGNLLSIRRHVIVFLYPGGARVGEAKEAKAAVRHALEARPNHPPIIIDMVPLIAVGAHDDDMCEEN; encoded by the exons ATGGAGGTCGTCACGGGTGCCATGGGCAGCCTGCTCCCCAAGCTGGGCCAGCTGCTCATGGATGAGTACAACCTGCTCAAGCGCGTCAAGAAAGACGTCCGATTTCTGTCCATGGAGCTTGAGAGCATGCATGCTGCCCTCATCAAGGTTGGTGCCATGCCGCGGGACCAGCTCGACACGCAAGTCAAGCTCTGGGCCGATGAAGTCAGAGAGCTCTCCTACAACATGGAGGATGTCGTCGACAAGTTCCTCGTACGCGTTGAAGGTATTCAGCAGCCTAACGACAACACCGGCAAATTCAAGGAGCTCAAGAACAAGATGGTCAGAttgttcaagaaaggcaagaatcACCATCGGATAGCTGACGCCGTCAAGGAAATCAAGGAGCAACTCCAGGAGGTGGCTGCTAGGCGTGGCAGGAACAAGCTCGATGGTATTGCTTTTAATCCCACAGAAGCAATTGCTATCGATCCTCGGCTTCGGGCATTGTACACAGAAGCGACAGAGCTGGTGGGCATTTATGGAAAGAGAGATGAAGACCTCTTAAGTTTGCTCTCCATTGAGGGTGACGATGCATCTAACAAGAAACTGAAGAAGATCTCCATTGTTGGATTTGGAGGGTTGGGAAAGACCACTCTTGCTAGAGCAGTATATGACAAGATTAAAGGTGATTTTGATTGTCGGACATTTGTCCCCGTCGGTCAGAACCCTGATGTCAAGAAGGTTTTCAGGGATATCCTTATTGATCTCGGAAAATCCCACTCAGATGTTGTCATGTTGGATGAAAGGCAGCTTATCAACAAGCTTCATGAATTCCTCGAGAACAAGAG GTATCTGGTCATAATTGATGATATATGGGATGAAAAATTGTGGGAAGGCATCAACTTGGCTTTCTCTAACAGGAATAATCTAGGCAGTCGGCTAATCACCACAACCCGCATTGTTAGTGTCTCCAATTCATGTTGCTCGTCGGCTAATGATTCGATTTATCAAATGAAACCTCTTTCTACTGATGATTCCAGAAGGCTCTTCAATAAGAGAATATTTCCCGACAAGAGTGGATGTCCAAATGAATTTGAACAAGTGTCCAAAGATATATTGAAAAAATGTGGTGGAGTACCACTGGCCATCATTACTATTGCTAGTGCTTTGGCTAGTGGCCAGAAGGTGAAACCAAAGCATGAGTGGGATATTATGCTCCAGTCCCTTGGCTCCGGACTAACAAAAGATAACAGTTTGGTTGAGATGCGGAGAATACTATGTTTCAGCTATTATAATCTGCCGTCTCATCTGAAAACTTGTCTACTTTACCTATGTATATATCCAGAAGATAGCACAATTGATAGAGATGGACTGATATGGAAGTGGGTGGCCGAAGGATTTATCCACCATGGAGATCAAGGGACTAGCCTGTTTTTGCTTGGATTAAATTACTTCAACCAGCTCATTAATAGAAGTATGATCCAGCCAATATATGATAGTTTAGGCCAGGTATATGCTTGTCGTGTGCATGATATGGTTCTGGACCTTATCTGCAGCTTGTCACATGAAGCAAAGTTTGTTAATGTATTGCATGGCACTGGGAATAGCATATCTTCACAAAGTAATGTCCGCCGTCTGTCCCTTCAGAATAAAGTGGAAGATCATCAAGCCAAGCCTCTCACAAATATCATGAGTATGTCACGAGTGAGGTCAATTACTATCTTTCCACCTGTTGTTAGTATGATGCCAAGTCTGTCAATGTTTGAAGTTCTGCGTGTACTTGATCTGTCGGATTGTAATCTGGGAGAAAGTAGCAGCCTGCAGCTTAACCTCAAGGGTGTTGGACATTTAATCCACCTAAGGTACCTTGGTCTAGCAGGTACTCAAATTAGTGAACTCTCGACTGAGATAGGAAACCTGCAATTTTTGGAGGTGTTGGATCTTGCAAGGAATCGTACGCTAGATGAATTGCCTTCCACTCTTTTTAAATTGAGAAGATTAATCTACCTAAATGTTTATCTCAGTGAGGTGGTTCCAACTCCTGGTGTGTTGCAGAATCTTACATCCATTGAAGTGTTCAGGGGGCTCTTGGTCTCTCTGAACATCATTGCACAAGAGCTTGGCAACTTGGCAAGGCTGAGGGAGCTTCAGATTCGCTTCAAGGATGGTAGTTTGGATTTGTATGAAGGTTTCGTGAAGTCTCTGTGCAACCTACATCACATCGAAATTCTAATTATTGGTAACAATTCGGAAGAAACATCTTTTGAACTGATGGATCTCTTGGGAGAACGCTGGGTGCCTCCTGTACATCTCCGCAAATTTGTGTCTTCCATGCCCAGCCAACTCTCTGCACTGCGAGGGTGGATAAAGAGAGACCCCTCTCATCTCTCGAACCTCTCTGAGTTAATCCTTATGCGAGTGAAGGAAGTGCAGCAGGAGGACATGGAAATCATTGGGGGTTTGCTGTCCCTTTGCCGGCTCCGCATAAAGATCACCCACCAAACACAATGGCTGCTAGTTATCCCTGCAGATGGGTTCCGCTGTATGGTAGACTTTAAGCTGGATTGTGGATCAGCAGCGCAGATAATGTTTGAATCAGGTGCTTTGCCCAGGGTGGAAGAAGTTTGGTTCAGTCTGGGCGTGCGGGTGGCGAAAGAGGATGGTAACTATGGTTTCGACTTGGGCCTGCAGGGGAACCTGCTCTCCATTCGGCGGCATGTTATTGTTTTTCTGTATCCTGGTGGAGCGAGGGTTGGGGAGGCAAAGGAAGCCAAGGCTGCAGTGAGGCACGCACTTGAAGCCCGTCCCAACCATCCCCCGATTATAATTGATATGGTCCCACTTATAGCAGTAG GTGCGCATGATGATGATATGTGTGAGGAGAACTGA
- the LOC123186456 gene encoding disease resistance protein RGA5 isoform X1, translating to MEVVTGAMGSLLPKLGQLLMDEYNLLKRVKKDVRFLSMELESMHAALIKVGAMPRDQLDTQVKLWADEVRELSYNMEDVVDKFLVRVEGIQQPNDNTGKFKELKNKMVRLFKKGKNHHRIADAVKEIKEQLQEVAARRGRNKLDGIAFNPTEAIAIDPRLRALYTEATELVGIYGKRDEDLLSLLSIEGDDASNKKLKKISIVGFGGLGKTTLARAVYDKIKGDFDCRTFVPVGQNPDVKKVFRDILIDLGKSHSDVVMLDERQLINKLHEFLENKRYLVIIDDIWDEKLWEGINLAFSNRNNLGSRLITTTRIVSVSNSCCSSANDSIYQMKPLSTDDSRRLFNKRIFPDKSGCPNEFEQVSKDILKKCGGVPLAIITIASALASGQKVKPKHEWDIMLQSLGSGLTKDNSLVEMRRILCFSYYNLPSHLKTCLLYLCIYPEDSTIDRDGLIWKWVAEGFIHHGDQGTSLFLLGLNYFNQLINRSMIQPIYDSLGQVYACRVHDMVLDLICSLSHEAKFVNVLHGTGNSISSQSNVRRLSLQNKVEDHQAKPLTNIMSMSRVRSITIFPPVVSMMPSLSMFEVLRVLDLSDCNLGESSSLQLNLKGVGHLIHLRYLGLAGTQISELSTEIGNLQFLEVLDLARNRTLDELPSTLFKLRRLIYLNVYLSEVVPTPGVLQNLTSIEVFRGLLVSLNIIAQELGNLARLRELQIRFKDGSLDLYEGFVKSLCNLHHIEILIIGNNSEETSFELMDLLGERWVPPVHLRKFVSSMPSQLSALRGWIKRDPSHLSNLSELILMRVKEVQQEDMEIIGGLLSLCRLRIKITHQTQWLLVIPADGFRCMVDFKLDCGSAAQIMFESGALPRVEEVWFSLGVRVAKEDGNYGFDLGLQGNLLSIRRHVIVFLYPGGARVGEAKEAKAAVRHALEARPNHPPIIIDMVPLIAVRMMMICVRRTDL from the exons ATGGAGGTCGTCACGGGTGCCATGGGCAGCCTGCTCCCCAAGCTGGGCCAGCTGCTCATGGATGAGTACAACCTGCTCAAGCGCGTCAAGAAAGACGTCCGATTTCTGTCCATGGAGCTTGAGAGCATGCATGCTGCCCTCATCAAGGTTGGTGCCATGCCGCGGGACCAGCTCGACACGCAAGTCAAGCTCTGGGCCGATGAAGTCAGAGAGCTCTCCTACAACATGGAGGATGTCGTCGACAAGTTCCTCGTACGCGTTGAAGGTATTCAGCAGCCTAACGACAACACCGGCAAATTCAAGGAGCTCAAGAACAAGATGGTCAGAttgttcaagaaaggcaagaatcACCATCGGATAGCTGACGCCGTCAAGGAAATCAAGGAGCAACTCCAGGAGGTGGCTGCTAGGCGTGGCAGGAACAAGCTCGATGGTATTGCTTTTAATCCCACAGAAGCAATTGCTATCGATCCTCGGCTTCGGGCATTGTACACAGAAGCGACAGAGCTGGTGGGCATTTATGGAAAGAGAGATGAAGACCTCTTAAGTTTGCTCTCCATTGAGGGTGACGATGCATCTAACAAGAAACTGAAGAAGATCTCCATTGTTGGATTTGGAGGGTTGGGAAAGACCACTCTTGCTAGAGCAGTATATGACAAGATTAAAGGTGATTTTGATTGTCGGACATTTGTCCCCGTCGGTCAGAACCCTGATGTCAAGAAGGTTTTCAGGGATATCCTTATTGATCTCGGAAAATCCCACTCAGATGTTGTCATGTTGGATGAAAGGCAGCTTATCAACAAGCTTCATGAATTCCTCGAGAACAAGAG GTATCTGGTCATAATTGATGATATATGGGATGAAAAATTGTGGGAAGGCATCAACTTGGCTTTCTCTAACAGGAATAATCTAGGCAGTCGGCTAATCACCACAACCCGCATTGTTAGTGTCTCCAATTCATGTTGCTCGTCGGCTAATGATTCGATTTATCAAATGAAACCTCTTTCTACTGATGATTCCAGAAGGCTCTTCAATAAGAGAATATTTCCCGACAAGAGTGGATGTCCAAATGAATTTGAACAAGTGTCCAAAGATATATTGAAAAAATGTGGTGGAGTACCACTGGCCATCATTACTATTGCTAGTGCTTTGGCTAGTGGCCAGAAGGTGAAACCAAAGCATGAGTGGGATATTATGCTCCAGTCCCTTGGCTCCGGACTAACAAAAGATAACAGTTTGGTTGAGATGCGGAGAATACTATGTTTCAGCTATTATAATCTGCCGTCTCATCTGAAAACTTGTCTACTTTACCTATGTATATATCCAGAAGATAGCACAATTGATAGAGATGGACTGATATGGAAGTGGGTGGCCGAAGGATTTATCCACCATGGAGATCAAGGGACTAGCCTGTTTTTGCTTGGATTAAATTACTTCAACCAGCTCATTAATAGAAGTATGATCCAGCCAATATATGATAGTTTAGGCCAGGTATATGCTTGTCGTGTGCATGATATGGTTCTGGACCTTATCTGCAGCTTGTCACATGAAGCAAAGTTTGTTAATGTATTGCATGGCACTGGGAATAGCATATCTTCACAAAGTAATGTCCGCCGTCTGTCCCTTCAGAATAAAGTGGAAGATCATCAAGCCAAGCCTCTCACAAATATCATGAGTATGTCACGAGTGAGGTCAATTACTATCTTTCCACCTGTTGTTAGTATGATGCCAAGTCTGTCAATGTTTGAAGTTCTGCGTGTACTTGATCTGTCGGATTGTAATCTGGGAGAAAGTAGCAGCCTGCAGCTTAACCTCAAGGGTGTTGGACATTTAATCCACCTAAGGTACCTTGGTCTAGCAGGTACTCAAATTAGTGAACTCTCGACTGAGATAGGAAACCTGCAATTTTTGGAGGTGTTGGATCTTGCAAGGAATCGTACGCTAGATGAATTGCCTTCCACTCTTTTTAAATTGAGAAGATTAATCTACCTAAATGTTTATCTCAGTGAGGTGGTTCCAACTCCTGGTGTGTTGCAGAATCTTACATCCATTGAAGTGTTCAGGGGGCTCTTGGTCTCTCTGAACATCATTGCACAAGAGCTTGGCAACTTGGCAAGGCTGAGGGAGCTTCAGATTCGCTTCAAGGATGGTAGTTTGGATTTGTATGAAGGTTTCGTGAAGTCTCTGTGCAACCTACATCACATCGAAATTCTAATTATTGGTAACAATTCGGAAGAAACATCTTTTGAACTGATGGATCTCTTGGGAGAACGCTGGGTGCCTCCTGTACATCTCCGCAAATTTGTGTCTTCCATGCCCAGCCAACTCTCTGCACTGCGAGGGTGGATAAAGAGAGACCCCTCTCATCTCTCGAACCTCTCTGAGTTAATCCTTATGCGAGTGAAGGAAGTGCAGCAGGAGGACATGGAAATCATTGGGGGTTTGCTGTCCCTTTGCCGGCTCCGCATAAAGATCACCCACCAAACACAATGGCTGCTAGTTATCCCTGCAGATGGGTTCCGCTGTATGGTAGACTTTAAGCTGGATTGTGGATCAGCAGCGCAGATAATGTTTGAATCAGGTGCTTTGCCCAGGGTGGAAGAAGTTTGGTTCAGTCTGGGCGTGCGGGTGGCGAAAGAGGATGGTAACTATGGTTTCGACTTGGGCCTGCAGGGGAACCTGCTCTCCATTCGGCGGCATGTTATTGTTTTTCTGTATCCTGGTGGAGCGAGGGTTGGGGAGGCAAAGGAAGCCAAGGCTGCAGTGAGGCACGCACTTGAAGCCCGTCCCAACCATCCCCCGATTATAATTGATATGGTCCCACTTATAGCA GTGCGCATGATGATGATATGTGTGAGGAGAACTGATTTATGA